The Amycolatopsis coloradensis sequence CATCCCGCCGCTGATCGTCACGCTCGGCACGATGGGTGCCGCGCTCGGCGCCGCGTACCTGCTGAACAACGGGTCCGACGTGCGCAGCGTCCCGACCGAGCTCAACAAGACGCTCGGCTACGGGACGTCGTTCGGCGGCGTGCCGAACCTGGTGCTGGTGGCCGTGGTGATCACGCTGATCGGCGCCTGGCTGTTGCACACCACCAAATTCGGCCGCTACACCTACGCCGTCGGCTCCAACGCCGAGGGCGCGCGGCGGGCGGGCATCGGGGTGACCGCGCACCTGCTGAAGGTGTACACGCTCACCGGTTTCCTCGCCGGTGTCGCCGGTTTCCTCTCGCTGGCGTACTACGCGTCGACGACCATTTCGGCGCACACCACCGACAACCTCAACGCCATCGCCGCCACGGTGATGGGTGGCACGAGCCTCTTCGGCGGTGTCGGTTCGGTGCTGGGCACGGTGATCGGCGTGTTCATCCCCGCCGTGCTGAAGAAGGGCTTCAACATCACGCAGGTCCAGGACTTCTGGCAGATGATCGCGGTCGGCGCGGTGCTGATCGCCGCGGTCTGGTTCGACCAGCGGCGCCGTCGTCGCCGCAACTCTCGTTAGCCCTCCCCGCCCCACCACCACCCTCAACGGAACTGCTTCGCAACGTCAAGCCGATCCCGAGCACAAAGAGGTGCTATCCCCATGAAGAAGACCCTGCTCGCCGCCGGTGCCGCCGTTTCCGCGGCCCTCCTGCTCACCGCGTGCGGCGGTGGCACCGTCGGCGAGGCGCCGTCAGGCGACTCCGGTGCCAAGACCAACAACAAGAAGCTGTCGCTCATCCCGGGCGTGCAGGCCGAGCCGTTCTACATCTCGATGCAGTGCGGCGCCCAGGAAGAGGCCAAGAAGGCGGGCTACGAGCTCACCACGCAGGCCCCGCAGAAGTTCGACGCGGCCATGCAGACCCAGCTGGTCAACGCGCTGGGCTCCAACCCGCCCGCCGCCCTGCTCATCGCGCCGACCGACGCGCAGGCGATGCTCGCGCCGATCCAGCAGGTCAAGTCGCGCGGCGCGAAGATCATCGAGGTCGACACCGCGCTGAAGGACACCAGTGTGGCCGAGTCGTCGATCTCCTCGGACAACGCCGAGGGCGGCAAGCTCGCCGCCAAAACGATGGCGGAACTGGCCGCGGGCAAGACCGGCTCGGTGCTGGTGCTCGACACCATCGCGGGCACCTCGACCACGAACACCCGCGCGAAGGGTTTCGAGGACGAGCTGAAGAACTACCCCAACCTGAAGTCGGCGGGTGTGCAGTTCACCCAGAACGAGCCCGACCAGGCCGCCTCCAAGGTGACCGCCGCGCTGGCGTCCACGCCGGACCTGATCGGCATCTTCGCGACCAACCTCAACACCGGTGAGGGCGCCGCGACCGGCCTGCGGAACGCGGGCAAGATCGGCGCGGTCAACCTGATCGGCTTCGACGCTTCGCCGTCGGAGATCGAGGGCCTGAAGAAGGGCGAGTACCAGGGCCTCATCGCGCAGGACCCGGCCGCCATCGGGCAGCAGGGCGTGCAGCAGGCCATCGCGGCCCTGGAGGGCAAGCCGGTGACGCGCAACCTGACCGCTTCGCTGCACTCGATCACCAAGGCGAACATGGACGCGAACGCCCAGTACTTCTACAAGCAGAGCTGCTGACTCACCTCGTGAGTGGTAAGGACGGTTCTAACCGTCCTTACCGCTCACGAGACTGGACCGACGCTCACGCCAGCTCCACGCGCGTCGTGCGTGGAACTAGCGTCTCCAACGCTCCGTACAGCCGGGCACCATCGCCCAGGTGACCCAGCGCGTACGCGTACTCGCCGTCCTCAAGCAGCACTTCGGGTCCCGAGCCGGTCCATTCGAGCCGGTAGTGCCACCAGTGCATCCACCGCCCCACCCGCCGCTTCTCCCGGTACACCCGCAGCCGCGTCACCTCGGTCCACCGGACCTCGAACACCCCCGGCACCGTGAAACCGGCCGCGGAAATCGCCAACGAGCTCGCCGAGCGCCGCAGGGCGAGCAGGATCAGCCCGGCGAAGGCCACGCTGAGCAGGCCGAACACCACCCCGGAAACCGAGCCGGAGAACAACGCCAGAACGACGGCCACCAGGCCGCCCCCGCCGAACACCACGAACCCCGCCCACGCGAACCGGCGCATCACGACGTCCAGCCGGAGCACCACCGCATCCCCAGTGACCATGTCCGGAGCGTAACCGCCGAATCCACGCAGCGACGTTAGGATCTAGGCCCCGACGTCGCGGAGGAGGCCGGATGACCACCCGTCTGCCCTGGCGTCCCGCCGCGAGCGCGGATCCGGTGCCGGTGCTCGCCGCCGCCCAGCGTGTCTCCGACGATCTCATGGACGGTCTGGCCGGGCCCCGCGCCCGCCACGCGGCGCATGGCCTCCGGCGGCTGTTCGACGTTCCCGGCCTCGGGCTGACCGACCTCTCCGGCTCGCTGATCTGGTCGGGCAGACCGGCCGCCGACGACGTCGTGATCGCGGCGCTCGACGAGGTCCTCCACTCCGAGACGCCGGTGTCCGAGCCCGGGCTGCTGGCGCTGCCCCTGCACGTCCACGACGAACTGGCCGGCGTCCTCCTGGTCGCCGATGGCAAGAACGCCCTCGCCCGCCAGGCCGCCGAACTCGTCGTCCACGCGCTCGAACGCGGCAGGCTGGAAGCCTCCGCCGAGCAGGCCGCGGAGGCCGAACTGCGCGCGCTGCGGGCCGAGATCTCGCCGCATTTCGTCTACAACGCGCTCACCGTGATCTCCTCGCTGGTCCGCTCCGACCCGGACCGCGCCCGCGATCTGATGCTCGACTTCGCCGAGTACACCCGCTACAGCCTCGCCCGCCACGGCGAGTACACGATGGTCGCCGAGGAGTTCCGCGCCATCGAGACGTATCTGGCCCTGCAGCGCGCGGTACTCGGCGAGCGGCTGCGGGTGCAGGTGCGCGTCGCGCCGGAGGTGCTGGCCGTCGCGGTGCCGTACCTCGTGCTGGAACCGCTGGTGGAGAACGCGATCCGGCACGGGATCGAGCCACGCGCCGAGGCGGGGTTCATCCAGGTTCAGGGAATGGCGGAAGGGAACGACTGCGTGATCAGCGTCGAGGACGACGGTGTCGGCATGGACCCCGCACGCGCGGCGGCGATCCTGGCCGGGCGCGGTGACGACGGCGGCGTCGGACTGGCCAATGTGGACAGAAGGCTGCGCAGCGTCTACGGGCCGTGGTACGGCCTGACGGTCGAGACCGAGGCCGGCGCGGGTACCAGGGTCGTGGTGCGCGTGCCCCGATTCCAGCCGGGGGTGCTGCCGTGACGAACGGGCTGCGGGTGCTGGCGGTCGACGACGTCCCGCCCGCTCTCGACGAGCTGTGCAGCCTGCTGCGCGAGGCACCGGAAGTCGCCGAGGTGGTCGCCGCCGGTGACGCCGTCAACGCGCTCAAACTGTTGCAGGGCAGTCATTTCGATGCCGTCTTCCTCGACATCTCCATGCCCGGCCTCGACGGGCTCGAGCTCGCCTCGCTGCTGGCGCGGCTCAGCGAACCGCCGGTGATCGTGTTCGTCACCGCGCACGACGGGCACGCCGTGGCCGCGTACGGGATCGGCGCGGTCGACTACCTGCTCAAACCGGTCCGCGCGGAACGGCTGTCCGCCGCACTGTCCAAAGTGGTCAGGATGGCGGGCAACCAGCCCGACGAGCCGAAACCCGCGCCGGACGCGATGTCCGCGCTGCCGGTGGAATCCGGCGGGCGCACGCGGTACGTCCGCCGCGACGACGTCCAGTTCGTCGAGGCGCACGGCGACTATGTCCGGCTGCACACGAAATCCGGCGTCCACGTCACGCGGATGCCCATCTCCCGGCTCGAAGAGTATTGGGAGGGAACGGGATTCACCCGCGTGCACCGGGGTTTCCTGCTCGCCGTGGACGCCGTACTCGAACTGCGCAGCGACACGACCGGCGGGCTGTTGGCGCATACCGAAGCGGGTGACGTGCCGGTGAGCCGCCGCCACGCGCGCGACCTGCGCGACCGGCTGCTCGCCGCCGCGCAGCGCGGCGAACTGGGCCGGGGAAGCCGCTCGTGAGCCGTGTCAAACGGGTCGCCGTCACCAGCCCGCAGACCCGGCTCGCGCATTCGCGGCGCCGTTCGCGCGGACGTTGGCGGGTCCCCCGGCTGGCCGCGGGCGACGCAGAACGCGCGGACGCACTCTACCGGGCCCAGCGCCGCCGAGGGATTCCCGCGCTGGCCGGGATGTTCGGGCTGGTGTTCGGGCTCCCCCTGGTCTTCGGGGTGTTCCCCGGGCTGGATTCGGTGCGGCTGCTGGGTATCCCGCTGTCCTGGCTGATGATCGCGATCCTCCCGTACCCGGCGATGGCACTGCTGTCGTGGTGGCAGTTGCGCCGGGCGGAAAAGATCGAGGACGAGTAGTGGTCGCGGCGCTCTCGGTGGCCCCGGTCGTGC is a genomic window containing:
- a CDS encoding ABC transporter permease gives rise to the protein MTVSTPTKNGPEIQTSVDGGFGKRSIGQRLIGANTFWIALVLLALIIVFTAIAPAEFATLFTFQTLLIETSVLLVLSVGMTFVIITSGIDLSVGSVLIFAGMVAGKTMEALSPDGDATKAGWGVITAGLVAAVVAGTIWGLINGFLIAVANIPPLIVTLGTMGAALGAAYLLNNGSDVRSVPTELNKTLGYGTSFGGVPNLVLVAVVITLIGAWLLHTTKFGRYTYAVGSNAEGARRAGIGVTAHLLKVYTLTGFLAGVAGFLSLAYYASTTISAHTTDNLNAIAATVMGGTSLFGGVGSVLGTVIGVFIPAVLKKGFNITQVQDFWQMIAVGAVLIAAVWFDQRRRRRRNSR
- a CDS encoding ABC transporter substrate-binding protein, encoding MKKTLLAAGAAVSAALLLTACGGGTVGEAPSGDSGAKTNNKKLSLIPGVQAEPFYISMQCGAQEEAKKAGYELTTQAPQKFDAAMQTQLVNALGSNPPAALLIAPTDAQAMLAPIQQVKSRGAKIIEVDTALKDTSVAESSISSDNAEGGKLAAKTMAELAAGKTGSVLVLDTIAGTSTTNTRAKGFEDELKNYPNLKSAGVQFTQNEPDQAASKVTAALASTPDLIGIFATNLNTGEGAATGLRNAGKIGAVNLIGFDASPSEIEGLKKGEYQGLIAQDPAAIGQQGVQQAIAALEGKPVTRNLTASLHSITKANMDANAQYFYKQSC
- a CDS encoding sensor histidine kinase; its protein translation is MTTRLPWRPAASADPVPVLAAAQRVSDDLMDGLAGPRARHAAHGLRRLFDVPGLGLTDLSGSLIWSGRPAADDVVIAALDEVLHSETPVSEPGLLALPLHVHDELAGVLLVADGKNALARQAAELVVHALERGRLEASAEQAAEAELRALRAEISPHFVYNALTVISSLVRSDPDRARDLMLDFAEYTRYSLARHGEYTMVAEEFRAIETYLALQRAVLGERLRVQVRVAPEVLAVAVPYLVLEPLVENAIRHGIEPRAEAGFIQVQGMAEGNDCVISVEDDGVGMDPARAAAILAGRGDDGGVGLANVDRRLRSVYGPWYGLTVETEAGAGTRVVVRVPRFQPGVLP
- a CDS encoding LytTR family DNA-binding domain-containing protein, which encodes MTNGLRVLAVDDVPPALDELCSLLREAPEVAEVVAAGDAVNALKLLQGSHFDAVFLDISMPGLDGLELASLLARLSEPPVIVFVTAHDGHAVAAYGIGAVDYLLKPVRAERLSAALSKVVRMAGNQPDEPKPAPDAMSALPVESGGRTRYVRRDDVQFVEAHGDYVRLHTKSGVHVTRMPISRLEEYWEGTGFTRVHRGFLLAVDAVLELRSDTTGGLLAHTEAGDVPVSRRHARDLRDRLLAAAQRGELGRGSRS